From a single Carassius carassius chromosome 8, fCarCar2.1, whole genome shotgun sequence genomic region:
- the pygo2 gene encoding pygopus homolog 2 isoform X2, producing MKSPEKKKRKSNTQGAAFSHLSEFAPPPTPMVDHLVASNPFDDDFGPPSRSGGGGGPGGASFLPSPGGGGGGYGGPGRMGGGMGFMGGPGGVQPGRRPPFGPPTPNTGPHHPLGFGGMPGFGGGGGGGGGGGGGFPSGGPSQYNMPPNFSPPMHPGQGFNPMLSPGGMGGGPGGGGGPPHPRFGMPQQQPPHGQGSHPFNSPPLPGGPGPRGLPHGPMNPMGSMGGGMNMMGMGGGGGGGNMVGGHPGMPPQGQFPPPQDGPYPGSSPPVGEEGKNFGGPGGGPPVPSQQQPPNLNPSGPPSNNATPGPSPAPGPPQPGGFPGHPDVQQPNPNTPGQPQSAPQPPNPNSSPTGPHNGPQPQQAPTNQHPPPNSTGGPGPNTPSNQQPTPPNSAPGSAPYNQQNNAPGGPLPNQPPNSNQNNLNNSSGGNTPGSNPNPPSNSNSTPNTQSPLPSGPAPPSAGPGSGPPKLGGGMVFPCGLCMSEVHDDQEAILCEASCQRWFHRDCTGLTEPAYGLLTRESAAVWACDFCLKTKEIQAVYVRQGLGQLVAANDG from the exons ATGAAGAGCCCAGAGAAAAAGAAGAGGAAGTCCAACACTCAG GGGGCAGCATTCTCCCACCTCTCTGAGTTTGCACCCCCTCCTACTCCGATGGTTGATCACCTGGTGGCCTCTAACCCTTTCGATGATGACTTTGGTCCGCCATCACGATCTGGTGGAGGGGGGGGTCCAGGTGGTGCCTCTTTTCTGCCCAGTCCAGGGGGTGGTGGAGGTGGCTATGGTGGACCCGGTCGAATGGGAGGAGGTATGGGATTCATGGGTGGACCTGGAGGCGTACAGCCTGGCCGACGACCCCCTTTCGGTCCGCCAACCCCAAATACTGGACCACACCACCCACTTGGATTTGGGGGCATGCCAGGCTTTGGAGGTGGTGGAGGCGGAGGaggtggtggtggaggaggaTTTCCATCAGGAGGCCCATCCCAGTATAACATGCCACCCAATTTCAGCCCACCCATGCACCCTGGGCAGGGCTTCAATCCAATGTTGTCACCTGGAGGAATGGGTGGTGGtccaggaggtggaggaggtccACCTCATCCAAGGTTTGGGATGCCTCAGCAACAGCCTCCACATGGACAAGGTAGCCATCCCTTCAACAGCCCACCCTTACCTGGTGGCCCTGGCCCTCGTGGGCTTCCACACGGCCCCATGAACCCTATGGGGAGTATGGGAGGAGGAATGAACATGATGGGCATgggaggaggaggtggtggggGTAATATGGTGGGTGGACATCCAGGTATGCCTCCACAAGGACAGTTCCCTCCTCCACAAGATGGCCCGTACCCTGGATCAAGTCCTCCTGTTGGTGAAGAGGGAAAGaactttggtggtccaggtggTGGTCCACCTGTTCCCTCTCAACAGCAACCACCTAACCTTAACCCCTCCGGTCCTCCATCCAACAATGCTACCCCTGGTCCATCCCCAGCCCCTGGACCCCCACAGCCTGGAGGTTTCCCAGGTCATCCAGATGTCCAACAACCCAACCCCAACACTCCAGGACAACCCCAGTCGGCTCCTCAACCCCCCAATCCCAACTCATCCCCAACTGGCCCCCATAACGGTCCCCAGCCTCAACAGGCACCAACCAACCAGCATCCTCCACCCAACTCCACTGGTGGTCCTGGCCCCAACACCCCATCTAACCAACAACCAACACCACCAAACTCCGCTCCAGGTTCAGCGCCCTACAACCAGCAGAACAATGCTCCTGGTGGTCCACTGCCAAACCAGCCACCCAACTCCAACCAGAACAACCTTAACAACAGCAGTGGTGGCAACACCCCAGGTAGCAACCCCAATCCTCCATCCAACTCCAACTCCACGCCCAACACCCAATCCCCGCTTCCCAGTGGGCCAGCTCCACCGTCTGCTGGCCCGGGCTCCGGTCCCCCAAAGCTTGGTGGAGGCATGGTGTTCCCTTGTGGCCTCTGTATGTCAGAAGTGCATGATGACCAAGAGGCCATCTTGTGCGAGGCCTCCTGCCAACGATGGTTCCATAGAGACTGCACAGGCCTAACTGAGCCAGCATATGGGCTGCTAACCAGGGAGAGTGCCGCAGTGTGGGCTTGTGACTTCTGCCTCAAGACAAAGGAGATACAAGCTGTATATGTGCGACAGGGACTGGGACAGCTGGTGGCTGCAAATGATGGCTGA
- the pygo2 gene encoding pygopus homolog 2 isoform X1 — MAGQQAGQSQGKRGKGSQMKSPEKKKRKSNTQGAAFSHLSEFAPPPTPMVDHLVASNPFDDDFGPPSRSGGGGGPGGASFLPSPGGGGGGYGGPGRMGGGMGFMGGPGGVQPGRRPPFGPPTPNTGPHHPLGFGGMPGFGGGGGGGGGGGGGFPSGGPSQYNMPPNFSPPMHPGQGFNPMLSPGGMGGGPGGGGGPPHPRFGMPQQQPPHGQGSHPFNSPPLPGGPGPRGLPHGPMNPMGSMGGGMNMMGMGGGGGGGNMVGGHPGMPPQGQFPPPQDGPYPGSSPPVGEEGKNFGGPGGGPPVPSQQQPPNLNPSGPPSNNATPGPSPAPGPPQPGGFPGHPDVQQPNPNTPGQPQSAPQPPNPNSSPTGPHNGPQPQQAPTNQHPPPNSTGGPGPNTPSNQQPTPPNSAPGSAPYNQQNNAPGGPLPNQPPNSNQNNLNNSSGGNTPGSNPNPPSNSNSTPNTQSPLPSGPAPPSAGPGSGPPKLGGGMVFPCGLCMSEVHDDQEAILCEASCQRWFHRDCTGLTEPAYGLLTRESAAVWACDFCLKTKEIQAVYVRQGLGQLVAANDG; from the exons ATGGCGGGACAGCAGGCGGGACAGAGTCAAGGAAAACGAGGCAAAG GTTCCCAGATGAAGAGCCCAGAGAAAAAGAAGAGGAAGTCCAACACTCAG GGGGCAGCATTCTCCCACCTCTCTGAGTTTGCACCCCCTCCTACTCCGATGGTTGATCACCTGGTGGCCTCTAACCCTTTCGATGATGACTTTGGTCCGCCATCACGATCTGGTGGAGGGGGGGGTCCAGGTGGTGCCTCTTTTCTGCCCAGTCCAGGGGGTGGTGGAGGTGGCTATGGTGGACCCGGTCGAATGGGAGGAGGTATGGGATTCATGGGTGGACCTGGAGGCGTACAGCCTGGCCGACGACCCCCTTTCGGTCCGCCAACCCCAAATACTGGACCACACCACCCACTTGGATTTGGGGGCATGCCAGGCTTTGGAGGTGGTGGAGGCGGAGGaggtggtggtggaggaggaTTTCCATCAGGAGGCCCATCCCAGTATAACATGCCACCCAATTTCAGCCCACCCATGCACCCTGGGCAGGGCTTCAATCCAATGTTGTCACCTGGAGGAATGGGTGGTGGtccaggaggtggaggaggtccACCTCATCCAAGGTTTGGGATGCCTCAGCAACAGCCTCCACATGGACAAGGTAGCCATCCCTTCAACAGCCCACCCTTACCTGGTGGCCCTGGCCCTCGTGGGCTTCCACACGGCCCCATGAACCCTATGGGGAGTATGGGAGGAGGAATGAACATGATGGGCATgggaggaggaggtggtggggGTAATATGGTGGGTGGACATCCAGGTATGCCTCCACAAGGACAGTTCCCTCCTCCACAAGATGGCCCGTACCCTGGATCAAGTCCTCCTGTTGGTGAAGAGGGAAAGaactttggtggtccaggtggTGGTCCACCTGTTCCCTCTCAACAGCAACCACCTAACCTTAACCCCTCCGGTCCTCCATCCAACAATGCTACCCCTGGTCCATCCCCAGCCCCTGGACCCCCACAGCCTGGAGGTTTCCCAGGTCATCCAGATGTCCAACAACCCAACCCCAACACTCCAGGACAACCCCAGTCGGCTCCTCAACCCCCCAATCCCAACTCATCCCCAACTGGCCCCCATAACGGTCCCCAGCCTCAACAGGCACCAACCAACCAGCATCCTCCACCCAACTCCACTGGTGGTCCTGGCCCCAACACCCCATCTAACCAACAACCAACACCACCAAACTCCGCTCCAGGTTCAGCGCCCTACAACCAGCAGAACAATGCTCCTGGTGGTCCACTGCCAAACCAGCCACCCAACTCCAACCAGAACAACCTTAACAACAGCAGTGGTGGCAACACCCCAGGTAGCAACCCCAATCCTCCATCCAACTCCAACTCCACGCCCAACACCCAATCCCCGCTTCCCAGTGGGCCAGCTCCACCGTCTGCTGGCCCGGGCTCCGGTCCCCCAAAGCTTGGTGGAGGCATGGTGTTCCCTTGTGGCCTCTGTATGTCAGAAGTGCATGATGACCAAGAGGCCATCTTGTGCGAGGCCTCCTGCCAACGATGGTTCCATAGAGACTGCACAGGCCTAACTGAGCCAGCATATGGGCTGCTAACCAGGGAGAGTGCCGCAGTGTGGGCTTGTGACTTCTGCCTCAAGACAAAGGAGATACAAGCTGTATATGTGCGACAGGGACTGGGACAGCTGGTGGCTGCAAATGATGGCTGA